A window from Terriglobales bacterium encodes these proteins:
- the argF gene encoding ornithine carbamoyltransferase yields MLSKTAYAKPALAKATLKKAQASFGLSTPDLISIRDLAPSEIEGILELTGMVKKHRREFSRTLEGKHIVLMFEKPSLRTRITFEVAMKALGGDATFVDQQEARIDARESLADIAHNLERWVDGIVLRTFEHKTVCEMAEHASVPVVNALSDWEHPCQALADFFTLKDHFGDLRKVKLAYVGDGNNVAHSLLLTAAATGSAITVACPAGYEPAAEVIQAAYDLANETGARIEIVDDPTAAVAEAEAVYTDVWTSMGQESEGEERRGVFLPYQVNSKLMSCAKPGALFMHCLPAHRGEEVVDQVIDSEQSIVFDQAENRLHVQKSILMLLLGNSWSANA; encoded by the coding sequence ATGCTAAGTAAAACGGCTTATGCCAAGCCAGCGCTGGCGAAGGCAACGCTAAAAAAGGCCCAGGCTTCGTTCGGGCTTTCGACGCCCGATTTGATATCGATCCGGGATCTTGCGCCTTCGGAGATCGAAGGAATCCTGGAGTTGACCGGGATGGTGAAGAAGCATCGGCGTGAATTTTCGCGGACGCTGGAGGGCAAGCACATCGTGCTGATGTTCGAGAAGCCGTCGCTGCGCACGCGCATTACGTTTGAGGTCGCGATGAAAGCGTTGGGCGGCGATGCGACATTTGTTGACCAGCAGGAAGCGCGTATTGATGCGCGCGAATCGCTGGCGGACATCGCGCACAATCTGGAGCGCTGGGTAGATGGCATCGTGCTGCGGACATTCGAACACAAGACCGTTTGCGAGATGGCTGAGCATGCATCGGTGCCGGTGGTCAACGCACTGAGTGATTGGGAGCATCCCTGCCAGGCGCTCGCCGACTTTTTCACGCTGAAAGATCATTTTGGTGATCTGCGAAAAGTTAAGCTTGCTTACGTCGGCGATGGCAACAACGTGGCGCATTCACTTCTGTTGACGGCCGCCGCCACCGGAAGCGCAATCACAGTTGCCTGCCCGGCTGGTTACGAGCCGGCAGCGGAGGTGATTCAAGCCGCCTACGATTTAGCCAACGAAACCGGAGCGCGGATCGAGATCGTAGACGATCCGACTGCTGCCGTGGCGGAAGCGGAGGCGGTTTACACCGACGTCTGGACAAGCATGGGGCAGGAGTCGGAAGGGGAAGAAAGGCGCGGCGTGTTCCTCCCGTATCAGGTGAACTCGAAGCTGATGAGCTGCGCAAAGCCCGGTGCGCTGTTCATGCACTGTCTGCCAGCGCACCGAGGAGAAGAAGTAGTGGACCAGGTGATCGACTCGGAACAGTCGATTGTCTTTGACCAGGCGGAAAACCGCCTGCATGTACAGAAATCTATTCTCATGCTGTTGCTTGGAAATTCATGGAGTGCGAATGCCTGA
- the argC gene encoding N-acetyl-gamma-glutamyl-phosphate reductase: MTGKLQTAVLGPTGYTGFELLKILFRHPRVKTPLLFVREGSEAAGPLSDVFPHLSGNGTHQLEPFAWSRLRSAGVELLFLATPHEYSREFVPEALDHGLRIIDLSGAWRLRSPQNLAVYKFKDADPARAAKIAESAVYGLSEWKRKELKEARLVANPGCYPTSIILALAPLINANVIDSGQGVICDSKSGVSGAGKKPTPTTHFVEVADNFRAYNPVGHRHTGEMLEQLKLSSKDLVFTPHLLPIPRGMFSTIYVHLKTPMKASEVEQVWRDAYAARPFVRMFAPPRIPEIAFSVNTNYCDLGFALSAGGERLTLFSSIDNLVKGAAGQAVQNMNLMYGWDEKEGLP, from the coding sequence GTGACAGGGAAGTTACAGACAGCGGTCTTGGGACCGACCGGCTATACCGGTTTTGAATTACTGAAAATTCTTTTCCGCCATCCCCGCGTGAAGACGCCGCTGCTGTTTGTGCGTGAAGGATCAGAGGCAGCAGGACCACTGAGCGATGTGTTTCCGCATCTTTCAGGGAACGGGACGCATCAATTGGAGCCGTTTGCATGGTCGCGGCTGAGAAGCGCGGGCGTGGAGCTGTTGTTTCTGGCGACGCCGCACGAATATTCGCGCGAGTTCGTGCCCGAAGCGCTTGACCACGGTTTGCGGATCATCGATTTGAGCGGAGCCTGGCGGCTGCGGTCCCCGCAGAACCTGGCGGTTTACAAGTTTAAGGATGCTGATCCGGCTCGCGCCGCGAAGATAGCGGAGTCGGCAGTTTACGGCCTTTCAGAATGGAAGCGGAAGGAATTGAAAGAGGCAAGGCTGGTGGCGAATCCGGGCTGTTATCCGACATCGATCATTTTGGCTTTGGCGCCTCTGATCAACGCGAACGTGATTGACTCGGGCCAGGGAGTTATCTGCGATTCGAAGTCGGGAGTGTCGGGAGCCGGGAAGAAGCCAACGCCGACTACGCACTTCGTGGAAGTGGCTGACAATTTCCGCGCGTACAACCCGGTTGGCCACCGGCACACGGGAGAAATGCTCGAACAGTTGAAGCTGAGCAGCAAAGATCTGGTGTTTACGCCGCACCTGTTGCCGATTCCGCGGGGAATGTTCTCGACCATTTACGTTCATCTGAAAACGCCGATGAAGGCGTCGGAAGTAGAACAGGTATGGCGTGACGCGTACGCCGCGAGACCGTTTGTGCGCATGTTTGCGCCGCCGCGGATTCCGGAGATCGCGTTCTCGGTGAATACGAACTATTGCGATCTGGGATTCGCGCTGTCGGCGGGAGGGGAGCGGCTGACGCTGTTCTCGTCTATCGACAACCTGGTGAAGGGCGCGGCGGGGCAGGCAGTGCAGAACATGAACCTGATGTATGGGTGGGACGAGAAGGAGGGCTTGCCATGA
- the argH gene encoding argininosuccinate lyase, which translates to MKMWSGRFREPLDPEFDQWQRSFAFDRRLLPQELAASGAYAKALVKARVLNDQELGQILHALEQIGFNCNADPSVLDDADAEDIHHFVEQRLTELIGETAYKLHSGRSRNEQIATDLRLYAREQIDSMRSELLELVETLLSRAEPLGTAAMPAYTHLQKAEPVLAAHWLLAYVEMFFRDVERLADCRRRVNVLPLGSGAVAGTGLNLDRRHIARELGFDGVSANSMDATSDRDFEIEYLNALVILAVHLSRLAEEITIFSTAEFGFVILPESLSTGSSAMPQKKNPDATELLRAKAGRVMGAGLAAAVGMKGLPLAYNKDMQELQLPLFDASEATSSSLTMAKKLMTAVSFDTTKMQKAAASGFMNAMEAANYLVRQGVPFRRAHEAIGQAVRRCLDLGCELDSLSLEELKRIRPEFDQDFFSCLDTESVLRNHQSEGGTAPARVQEAIAAAWTRLRTMREEQVVHA; encoded by the coding sequence ATGAAGATGTGGTCGGGGCGGTTCCGGGAACCGCTCGACCCGGAGTTCGATCAGTGGCAGCGGTCGTTCGCTTTTGACCGGCGGCTGCTGCCGCAGGAACTGGCGGCGAGCGGAGCCTATGCCAAGGCGTTGGTGAAGGCGCGGGTGCTGAACGATCAAGAGCTTGGTCAGATTCTGCATGCCTTGGAGCAGATCGGCTTCAATTGCAATGCCGATCCGTCGGTTTTAGACGATGCGGATGCAGAGGACATCCACCATTTTGTGGAGCAGCGACTGACGGAGCTGATCGGGGAAACCGCATATAAGCTGCACAGCGGACGAAGCCGAAATGAGCAGATTGCCACCGATCTGAGACTTTACGCACGAGAGCAGATCGATAGCATGCGGTCGGAATTGTTGGAACTGGTGGAGACTCTTCTGTCGCGGGCTGAGCCACTGGGCACTGCGGCCATGCCGGCATACACGCATCTGCAAAAAGCAGAGCCCGTCTTGGCGGCGCATTGGCTGCTTGCGTACGTGGAAATGTTCTTCCGCGATGTTGAGCGGTTGGCGGACTGCCGTAGGCGAGTGAACGTGCTGCCTCTGGGCTCAGGAGCGGTGGCAGGAACGGGTCTGAATCTCGATCGGCGACACATCGCCCGCGAACTGGGATTTGATGGTGTATCCGCCAACAGCATGGATGCCACCAGCGATCGCGATTTTGAGATCGAGTATCTCAACGCGCTGGTGATCCTGGCTGTGCACTTGAGCCGGCTGGCAGAGGAGATCACGATATTCTCAACCGCAGAGTTCGGGTTTGTGATTCTGCCGGAGAGTCTGTCGACGGGCAGCAGCGCCATGCCGCAGAAGAAGAATCCGGACGCGACCGAATTGCTGCGCGCCAAGGCGGGGCGAGTCATGGGCGCCGGGCTGGCCGCAGCCGTGGGAATGAAAGGATTGCCGCTGGCTTATAACAAAGACATGCAGGAGCTGCAGTTGCCGTTGTTTGACGCGAGCGAGGCCACCAGTTCATCACTCACAATGGCAAAGAAGCTGATGACAGCGGTTTCATTTGATACTACGAAGATGCAGAAAGCAGCTGCATCCGGGTTTATGAATGCGATGGAAGCGGCAAATTACCTTGTCCGTCAGGGCGTGCCATTCCGGCGTGCACATGAAGCTATTGGCCAGGCAGTGCGGCGTTGTCTGGATCTGGGGTGCGAACTGGATAGCCTGAGTCTGGAAGAACTCAAGCGCATTCGGCCCGAGTTCGATCAGGATTTTTTCAGCTGCCTGGACACAGAAAGCGTATTGCGAAATCACCAGTCCGAAGGGGGAACCGCGCCTGCGCGCGTGCAGGAAGCGATCGCCGCTGCGTGGACCCGCTTGCGGACAATGAGGGAGGAACAGGTTGTACACGCGTAA
- a CDS encoding ArgR family transcriptional regulator, which produces MSKLVRHRQILELIDEYPIYTQEELRKKLAHNRIEVNQATLSRDLRELGLIKTAEGYRPPPAEETANPSRPPVAHLIREFVREVKQAGNLLVLKTTIGSAQPVAVALDNAGWEENVGTIGGDDTILLIASTPSACHRVADRIREIIET; this is translated from the coding sequence ATGAGCAAATTAGTTCGGCACCGGCAGATTCTGGAGTTGATTGACGAGTACCCCATTTATACGCAGGAAGAGCTGAGAAAGAAGCTGGCGCACAACCGTATAGAGGTGAATCAGGCGACGTTGTCGCGCGACTTGCGGGAGTTGGGGTTGATCAAGACAGCGGAGGGCTACAGGCCGCCGCCAGCGGAAGAGACCGCAAATCCGTCGCGTCCGCCGGTGGCGCATTTGATTCGGGAGTTTGTGCGGGAAGTTAAACAGGCGGGAAATCTGCTGGTGCTGAAAACGACCATTGGCAGCGCCCAGCCGGTGGCGGTGGCGCTGGACAATGCGGGCTGGGAGGAGAACGTGGGCACGATCGGCGGCGACGACACGATCCTGCTGATCGCCAGCACGCCGTCAGCATGCCACCGGGTAGCCGATCGCATAAGGGAGATTATCGAGACGTGA
- a CDS encoding Ku protein → MASTVWRGHLTFGLVSLPVKLYSAARGETISFNQLHEKDNSRVKNVVYCQLEDKPISRDEIVKGFEYEKGQYVVIDEEDIKKAAPPSARNMEIQEFVKSEEIDPVYFETSYYMVPDEAGEKPYALLFEGMRRTGYMGIAKVAMHNREYVVILRPADRGILIHTMYYADEVRKVDEFRTDTSLVKDKELQLAQTLIESLSGPFEPEKYKDTYRENLKALIAAKVEGREIVEPPHAERLAPVVDIMDALRMSLDKVKKPVRGVKEPGRAEAAQEEERAPKKRSRKTATG, encoded by the coding sequence ATGGCAAGCACTGTTTGGAGAGGACATCTGACCTTTGGTCTCGTCTCTCTCCCGGTCAAACTCTACAGCGCCGCTCGTGGCGAGACCATCAGCTTCAACCAACTCCACGAAAAAGACAATTCTCGCGTCAAGAACGTCGTCTACTGCCAGCTCGAAGACAAGCCCATTTCTCGCGACGAAATCGTCAAAGGCTTCGAGTACGAAAAGGGTCAGTATGTCGTCATTGACGAAGAGGACATCAAGAAGGCTGCTCCCCCCTCCGCCCGCAATATGGAGATCCAGGAGTTCGTCAAGTCAGAAGAGATTGACCCTGTCTATTTCGAGACCTCCTACTACATGGTCCCCGACGAAGCCGGCGAGAAGCCCTATGCTTTGCTGTTCGAAGGCATGCGCCGCACGGGCTATATGGGCATTGCCAAGGTCGCCATGCACAATCGCGAGTATGTGGTCATTTTGCGCCCTGCCGACCGCGGCATTCTCATCCACACCATGTACTACGCCGATGAGGTTCGGAAAGTAGACGAGTTCCGCACTGACACCAGCTTGGTCAAAGACAAAGAACTGCAACTGGCTCAGACGTTGATCGAGTCGCTCTCAGGTCCCTTCGAGCCGGAAAAATATAAGGACACTTACCGCGAAAACCTCAAGGCGCTGATTGCGGCCAAGGTTGAAGGCCGCGAGATCGTGGAACCTCCCCACGCCGAACGTCTCGCTCCGGTTGTCGACATCATGGACGCTTTGCGCATGAGCCTCGACAAGGTGAAGAAACCGGTGCGCGGCGTAAAGGAACCGGGGCGGGCCGAGGCAGCACAAGAGGAGGAACGCGCACCCAAGAAGCGCAGCCGCAAGACGGCGACGGGCTAG
- a CDS encoding N-acetyltransferase — MYTRKALLPDAVVIHDLIAQYSGDGTLLPRTLPEICENVRDFTVVEDDDGRIIGCAALHIYGLHLAEVRSVAVDRESQGRSAGKALVASLIEEAKLHSVGRVFCLTRSPGFFDRLGFTQVDVNTLPEKVMKDCVGCPRLNCCDEIAMVYAGEGMPDIAREPAYRSPLRVL; from the coding sequence TTGTACACGCGTAAGGCACTGCTGCCGGATGCGGTAGTGATCCACGATCTGATCGCGCAGTACTCCGGCGACGGCACGTTATTGCCGCGCACGCTGCCGGAGATTTGCGAGAACGTGCGCGACTTCACTGTCGTCGAGGACGATGACGGCCGCATTATCGGCTGTGCCGCTCTCCATATTTACGGACTCCATCTGGCGGAGGTGCGGTCGGTGGCGGTAGATCGCGAGTCTCAAGGCCGCTCAGCAGGTAAGGCGCTGGTCGCCTCGCTGATAGAAGAAGCCAAGCTGCATAGCGTAGGCCGGGTTTTTTGTTTGACGCGATCTCCTGGATTTTTCGACCGCTTGGGTTTTACTCAGGTGGACGTCAATACGTTGCCTGAAAAAGTGATGAAGGACTGCGTGGGCTGCCCGCGACTCAACTGTTGCGACGAAATCGCCATGGTATATGCGGGAGAGGGGATGCCGGACATTGCGCGCGAACCTGCCTATCGGAGCCCGCTCCGGGTTCTCTAG
- the argB gene encoding acetylglutamate kinase produces MRLVLKIGGVALEQPDTLQSCVRAIKALASDGHQLVVVHGGGTVLTRTLKKLGKESEFINGLRVTDAETRDVALMVLAGLMNKAMVGALTKAGISAMGLSGGDGQVFLARKRTGNGPDLGFVGDICSVETEWLETIWRAGGVPVVSSIALGTDGEYYNVNADQMASACAVACQAHALIFLTEVPGVLDASGAPIRQLELKDVPTLVNSSVIKGGMLPKLEACKKALTGGVGRVRIFPADKADALSEFYLKKIEFGTEVVAA; encoded by the coding sequence ATGAGGCTAGTTCTGAAGATCGGAGGAGTGGCGCTGGAACAGCCTGATACCTTGCAGAGCTGCGTCCGCGCGATTAAGGCGCTGGCATCCGATGGCCATCAACTCGTGGTGGTGCACGGCGGTGGCACAGTGCTCACGCGCACGCTGAAGAAATTAGGAAAAGAATCCGAGTTCATTAACGGGCTGCGGGTCACGGACGCAGAAACCCGCGATGTGGCTTTGATGGTACTGGCGGGGTTGATGAACAAGGCCATGGTGGGCGCGCTCACCAAAGCTGGGATCAGCGCGATGGGCCTGTCCGGCGGGGATGGGCAGGTTTTCCTGGCGCGCAAGCGCACCGGCAACGGACCGGATCTTGGCTTCGTGGGCGATATCTGCTCCGTGGAGACTGAGTGGCTGGAGACGATCTGGAGAGCGGGCGGCGTCCCGGTGGTGTCGAGCATTGCCCTGGGTACGGATGGCGAGTACTACAACGTCAATGCGGACCAAATGGCGTCGGCATGTGCCGTCGCCTGTCAGGCGCATGCGCTGATCTTCCTGACCGAAGTTCCCGGCGTGCTGGATGCGAGTGGGGCTCCGATTCGGCAGCTCGAGCTGAAAGACGTACCGACGCTGGTGAACTCGTCCGTGATCAAGGGTGGAATGCTGCCCAAGCTGGAAGCGTGCAAGAAAGCTTTGACCGGCGGGGTCGGGCGCGTGCGGATTTTTCCCGCGGATAAAGCGGATGCACTCTCGGAGTTTTATTTGAAGAAAATCGAGTTTGGAACGGAAGTGGTGGCGGCATGA
- a CDS encoding BrxA/BrxB family bacilliredoxin has protein sequence MYPELMVVPMREELTRLGIEELRDPEAVDEFVKRRGTAMVIVNSICGCAAGRMRPAVRLALEHGVKPDHIGSVFAGQDAEATEQARSYFEGYPPSSPSIAVMREGMLLHMMQRSDIEHREAEDLAMELSGIFEKFCGKKEAVSK, from the coding sequence ATGTATCCCGAATTGATGGTGGTGCCCATGCGCGAGGAATTGACGCGGCTGGGGATTGAGGAATTGAGAGATCCGGAAGCCGTGGACGAATTCGTGAAGCGTCGCGGGACAGCAATGGTGATCGTGAATTCCATCTGCGGATGCGCGGCCGGGCGCATGCGCCCTGCAGTGCGCCTGGCGCTGGAACATGGAGTCAAGCCGGACCACATCGGGTCGGTTTTTGCAGGCCAGGATGCGGAGGCAACCGAACAGGCGCGATCCTATTTTGAGGGCTATCCTCCGTCCTCCCCATCCATCGCGGTCATGAGAGAGGGGATGCTGCTGCACATGATGCAGCGCAGCGACATCGAGCACCGCGAGGCCGAAGATCTGGCTATGGAATTGAGCGGAATCTTCGAGAAATTCTGCGGAAAGAAAGAAGCAGTTTCGAAGTAG
- a CDS encoding argininosuccinate synthase translates to MPEKVVLAYSGGLDTSIIIPWLIENYGCEVIAMVGDVGQGEDMNAIAEKALKTGASKVTIEDLRQEFISDYVFPTLRAGAIYEHKYLLGTSLARPPIAKRQVEVALREGATAVAHGCTGKGNDQVRFELTFQALAPQLKIIAPWREWTIKSREDAIDYAEQRNIPISVSREKIHSRDRNLWHLSHEGGELEDPANAPLESTWQMTVSPKQAPEQEETVTLEFEAGTPVAVNGVRLDPVALVEKLNEIGGRNAIGRVDLVENRFVGIKSRGCYETPGGTLLVSAQRELEALCLDRDLLHFKQQSALKYAELVYYGLWFTPLREALDAFISTTQKNLTGTVKLSLYKGNVQVVSRTSPFSLYRTDIASFTMGDGYDQKDAEGFIRILGLPARSQAWLRQQLEGTEKKPETVLEARR, encoded by the coding sequence ATGCCTGAAAAAGTAGTGCTTGCTTATTCCGGAGGTCTCGATACTTCGATCATCATTCCCTGGCTGATCGAGAACTACGGGTGCGAAGTGATCGCCATGGTAGGAGACGTAGGCCAGGGCGAGGACATGAACGCCATCGCCGAGAAGGCTCTGAAGACCGGCGCCAGCAAGGTCACGATAGAAGACCTGCGTCAAGAGTTCATCTCCGACTACGTGTTTCCTACGCTGCGCGCTGGCGCGATATACGAGCACAAGTATCTCTTAGGTACTTCGCTGGCGCGGCCGCCGATTGCCAAGCGGCAGGTGGAGGTCGCCCTGCGCGAAGGCGCAACCGCGGTAGCCCACGGATGCACGGGTAAAGGCAACGATCAGGTTCGGTTTGAGCTCACGTTCCAGGCGCTGGCGCCGCAGCTGAAGATCATTGCCCCCTGGCGGGAATGGACCATCAAGTCGCGGGAAGACGCCATTGATTACGCAGAGCAGCGCAATATTCCGATCTCCGTCAGCCGGGAAAAAATCCACAGCCGCGACCGGAATCTTTGGCACCTGAGCCACGAGGGTGGGGAGTTGGAGGATCCGGCGAACGCGCCGCTGGAGAGCACGTGGCAGATGACAGTATCTCCGAAACAGGCGCCGGAGCAGGAGGAGACAGTCACACTGGAGTTCGAGGCCGGCACGCCGGTGGCAGTGAATGGGGTTCGTCTGGATCCTGTGGCTCTGGTGGAGAAGCTGAATGAAATCGGCGGGCGCAACGCCATCGGGCGTGTGGATCTGGTAGAGAACCGCTTCGTCGGGATCAAATCTCGAGGATGCTACGAAACTCCTGGCGGGACTCTGCTGGTGAGCGCACAGCGCGAACTGGAAGCTCTGTGCCTGGACCGCGACTTGCTGCATTTCAAGCAGCAGAGCGCGTTGAAATATGCGGAACTGGTGTACTACGGGCTGTGGTTTACGCCTTTGCGCGAAGCCTTGGACGCTTTCATTTCGACCACGCAAAAGAACCTCACGGGCACGGTGAAGCTGTCGTTGTACAAGGGCAACGTTCAGGTCGTGTCCCGGACTTCGCCATTTTCGCTGTATCGGACAGACATCGCTTCGTTCACCATGGGCGATGGATATGACCAGAAGGATGCGGAGGGCTTCATTCGCATTCTCGGCCTGCCGGCGCGTTCGCAAGCCTGGCTGCGCCAGCAACTGGAGGGCACGGAGAAGAAGCCGGAAACCGTTCTGGAGGCAAGACGATGA
- a CDS encoding aspartate aminotransferase family protein has protein sequence MSVMEALELGTVQQLESERLLQTYERNPILLTHGRGCYLYDATGKEYLDLLSGIGVTALGHAHAAVTETIAQQAERLLHTSNLFYHEFQSELAQKLTKISGLSRAFFCNSGTEAVEGSLKLARAYARSQQPDSKRPKWRILAFDNSFHGRTYGSVSITSTKKYRAPFAPLMPGVRFVKSNNAADFDKKLDASVCAVVLEVIQGEGGIRLMDPGFVQHVREATKNSGALLIADEIQSGLGRTGNWFAYQMYDIVPDIATVAKPLGNGLPLGAILVSEQVASAIHPGMHGTTFGGGPLTCAVALKVLETIEKESLLAHNSEVGTYFRSRLEELKAKHKFVRQVRGAGLMIGVEVDKVDRAKAIVKQAMSHGVILNRTNDKVLRFLPPFIITRQQIDHAVEVLEAVFGQVEKKNAK, from the coding sequence ATGAGCGTAATGGAAGCTTTGGAACTCGGGACCGTGCAGCAGTTGGAATCGGAACGGCTGCTGCAGACATATGAGCGGAATCCAATTCTGCTGACACATGGACGCGGGTGCTACTTGTACGACGCGACGGGCAAGGAGTATCTGGACCTGCTGAGCGGTATTGGCGTGACGGCGCTGGGGCATGCCCATGCGGCGGTTACGGAGACGATTGCGCAGCAGGCAGAACGGTTGCTGCACACTTCGAATTTGTTCTATCACGAGTTTCAGTCAGAGCTGGCGCAGAAGCTGACGAAAATTTCGGGACTGAGCCGCGCCTTCTTCTGCAACAGCGGTACCGAGGCGGTGGAAGGTTCGCTGAAGCTGGCTCGCGCATACGCCCGCTCGCAGCAGCCGGACAGTAAACGTCCCAAGTGGCGGATTTTGGCTTTTGATAATTCGTTTCACGGCCGCACGTATGGCTCGGTTTCAATTACCTCGACCAAGAAATATCGGGCGCCGTTTGCTCCGCTGATGCCGGGCGTTCGCTTCGTGAAATCGAACAATGCAGCGGATTTTGACAAGAAGCTCGATGCCAGCGTTTGCGCGGTCGTGTTGGAAGTGATTCAGGGAGAAGGCGGCATTCGCCTGATGGATCCTGGGTTCGTGCAGCACGTACGCGAGGCAACAAAGAACAGCGGAGCTTTGCTGATTGCGGATGAGATTCAGAGCGGACTGGGGCGCACCGGAAATTGGTTCGCTTACCAGATGTACGACATCGTTCCAGACATAGCGACCGTAGCGAAGCCGCTGGGCAACGGTCTGCCCCTGGGCGCGATTCTGGTGAGCGAGCAGGTTGCATCGGCGATTCATCCGGGAATGCATGGCACCACGTTCGGCGGCGGGCCGCTGACTTGTGCAGTCGCGCTCAAGGTCCTGGAGACGATCGAAAAAGAGAGTCTGCTGGCGCACAACTCTGAGGTGGGGACGTATTTCCGAAGCCGTCTTGAAGAATTGAAGGCCAAGCACAAGTTTGTGCGTCAGGTTCGTGGCGCCGGATTGATGATCGGTGTCGAAGTGGACAAGGTCGACCGTGCCAAGGCGATTGTGAAGCAAGCGATGTCGCACGGAGTGATTCTCAACCGCACTAACGACAAAGTCTTGCGCTTCCTGCCGCCGTTCATCATTACCAGGCAGCAGATCGATCACGCTGTAGAAGTATTGGAGGCAGTTTTCGGCCAGGTGGAGAAAAAGAATGCTAAGTAA
- a CDS encoding UDP-N-acetylmuramate dehydrogenase, with amino-acid sequence MQIHENVPLAPLTTLGVGGPARYFAEARTEADVRDAVEFARSRSLPLFVLGGGSNLLVADEGLPGLVLKIAIRGIEESLESGKRIFDVGAGEDWDHFVARAVAENCAGIECLSGIPGTVGGTPVQNVGAYGQEVSETIEEVRALDLRTNQIRELCNPSCGFAYRTSIFNTNERERFIILRVKYALEPGGQPRISYRDLKTLLARQNPPPSLAETREAVRQIRLSKAMLIVPGDEDCRSAGSFFKNPILSREKFLELEDLAHSRGEPIPSFPSNGGTVKIPAAWLVEHSGYTRGYARGPVGISRKHALAIVNRGGAKASDILALKNEIQTAVANQFGIELRPEPVFLGFAETREDIHSSPSLG; translated from the coding sequence ATGCAGATTCATGAAAACGTCCCGCTCGCGCCCCTTACCACCTTGGGCGTCGGAGGCCCGGCCCGCTACTTCGCGGAGGCACGGACCGAGGCAGATGTCCGGGATGCCGTCGAATTCGCCCGCTCGCGGTCTCTGCCTCTGTTCGTGCTGGGCGGTGGCAGCAACCTGCTGGTCGCCGATGAGGGTTTGCCTGGGCTGGTCCTGAAGATCGCTATCCGCGGAATTGAGGAGTCGCTCGAATCAGGCAAACGAATATTCGATGTCGGAGCCGGTGAGGACTGGGACCATTTCGTAGCTCGTGCTGTGGCCGAGAACTGCGCCGGTATCGAATGCCTCAGTGGTATTCCAGGCACCGTGGGAGGCACCCCGGTACAAAATGTGGGCGCTTATGGACAGGAAGTCTCCGAGACCATCGAAGAAGTGCGGGCTTTGGATCTAAGAACCAACCAGATCCGTGAACTCTGCAATCCTTCCTGCGGATTCGCTTATCGCACCAGCATTTTCAACACTAACGAGCGTGAGCGTTTCATCATTCTGCGCGTGAAGTACGCTTTAGAACCTGGCGGTCAACCGCGGATTTCCTATCGTGACTTGAAAACTCTCTTGGCCCGCCAAAACCCGCCACCCAGCCTCGCCGAAACACGCGAAGCGGTGCGCCAGATTCGCCTCAGCAAGGCTATGCTGATCGTTCCTGGCGACGAGGATTGCCGAAGTGCCGGATCGTTCTTCAAGAACCCGATTTTGAGCCGTGAGAAATTCCTCGAACTCGAGGACCTCGCACACAGCCGCGGAGAGCCTATTCCCAGCTTTCCCTCTAACGGTGGGACAGTGAAAATCCCGGCTGCCTGGCTGGTCGAACACTCGGGCTATACACGCGGTTATGCCCGCGGACCGGTAGGCATTTCGCGCAAGCACGCGCTAGCGATCGTCAATCGTGGCGGGGCCAAGGCCTCCGACATCCTTGCGCTCAAGAATGAAATTCAGACTGCAGTCGCCAACCAGTTCGGGATTGAGTTGCGCCCGGAACCGGTCTTTCTCGGATTTGCGGAAACCCGTGAGGACATTCACTCCTCGCCATCTCTTGGCTGA